The following are from one region of the Hyphomicrobium album genome:
- a CDS encoding circularly permuted type 2 ATP-grasp protein: MTLKARLATELDLEFIQNYARADTGAHDELVDAAGNVRPHWQPFIAALSGLSPIEQTLRAGRLNRRVREMGIAHDIFADPTSPGKRWEVDLVPLILSSGEWQALEKAIVQRARLLNCILADAYGEQRLLREGLIPPALINSDLAFLTPCHGINPAAGYLHFYAIDLAREADGSWRVIDNHTETPAGVGYALANRVVHTHIAGDLFEASNSLRLAPFFQRVQDGLTLLTGRRDPRIALLTPGPHHDDYFSHAYLARYLGYLLVEGGDLRTAGDYIFLKTLEGLQRIDLIVRCVDGRQSDPLELDAVRYGGPPGLVQACRKTPALVRNALGSAVVQNRGLGAYLPDVCRRLFGEDLMIADAPRHWLGDAANRQHVIANLDRMVIRPAQEGTGRPGGAEYGRLGSSLTEAQRRALEEEIELHGEMLVAEERIGFGTTPAFTPQGLVPQPFAVRLFAAATADGFTVMPGGLAMTLVPNLAVGLSAPEARTRDVWIVADGEVPPHRSLWQPTIETARVQRSQRVIQSRVADDLFWLGRYAERTDWILRVLRSALQPLRGDSAPSQVQGAARACLEALAMRDGKEPLTPSDGDDAAAVERLVHLLIGAKDGRRTLDGTLDKLYRVANLTRDRLSLEAYRVLSHFRPGTDWRRDLLSASPETLLDLIEDGLGWLAAFNGLMHENMTRNKGWSFMDMGRRIERAGNMSEAILWLFGRPLEREEETGRLFFLLEVADSFITFRSRYRLDPVLALVLDLLMLDETNPRSLAYQLASISQHLSSLPQSNQGTSLADERRIILAMLTSIRLANVESFAADASRAELQNALRNQLELLPQLTTAIERHYFNLLEEQPHRVHTRLV, from the coding sequence ATGACCCTCAAAGCGCGGCTCGCAACCGAGCTCGACCTCGAGTTTATTCAAAACTATGCCCGCGCCGACACCGGCGCCCATGACGAGCTCGTCGATGCTGCCGGCAACGTGCGCCCCCATTGGCAGCCGTTTATAGCCGCGCTTTCCGGGCTGTCCCCCATCGAGCAAACCCTGCGCGCCGGCCGCCTCAACCGGCGGGTGCGCGAGATGGGCATCGCCCACGACATCTTTGCCGACCCGACCTCGCCAGGAAAGCGGTGGGAGGTCGACCTCGTCCCGCTGATCTTGTCTAGCGGCGAATGGCAGGCGCTGGAGAAAGCCATCGTCCAGCGGGCGCGGCTGCTCAACTGCATTCTGGCGGACGCCTACGGCGAGCAGCGGCTGCTGCGCGAGGGGCTCATTCCTCCGGCGCTCATCAATTCCGACCTGGCATTCCTCACGCCCTGCCACGGCATCAATCCCGCGGCCGGCTATCTGCATTTCTATGCCATCGACCTGGCGCGCGAGGCGGACGGCAGCTGGCGCGTCATCGACAATCACACGGAGACGCCGGCCGGCGTCGGCTATGCGCTCGCCAACCGCGTCGTGCACACGCACATCGCCGGCGACCTGTTCGAGGCGTCGAACAGCCTGCGCCTTGCTCCGTTCTTCCAGCGAGTGCAGGACGGCCTCACTCTGCTCACGGGACGCCGCGATCCGCGCATCGCGCTGCTCACGCCCGGCCCGCACCACGACGACTATTTCAGCCACGCCTATCTGGCGCGCTACCTGGGCTACCTACTAGTCGAGGGCGGCGACCTGCGTACCGCCGGCGACTACATCTTCTTGAAGACGCTGGAGGGCCTGCAGCGCATCGACCTCATCGTGCGCTGCGTCGACGGCCGCCAATCCGATCCGCTCGAACTCGACGCCGTGCGCTATGGCGGACCGCCCGGCCTCGTGCAGGCGTGCCGCAAGACGCCGGCGCTGGTGCGCAATGCGCTCGGCTCGGCGGTGGTGCAGAACCGCGGGCTCGGCGCCTACCTGCCCGACGTCTGCCGCCGCCTGTTCGGCGAGGATCTGATGATCGCCGATGCGCCGCGCCACTGGCTCGGTGATGCGGCGAACCGCCAGCACGTCATCGCCAATCTCGACCGCATGGTCATTCGTCCGGCGCAAGAAGGCACCGGCCGTCCCGGCGGCGCCGAGTACGGGCGTCTCGGATCGAGCCTGACCGAGGCGCAGCGGCGCGCCTTGGAGGAGGAGATCGAGCTGCATGGCGAGATGCTGGTCGCCGAGGAGCGCATCGGCTTCGGCACCACGCCCGCCTTCACCCCGCAGGGTCTCGTGCCGCAACCGTTCGCCGTCCGCCTGTTCGCCGCCGCCACCGCCGACGGCTTCACGGTGATGCCCGGCGGCCTCGCCATGACGCTCGTGCCGAACCTCGCCGTGGGGCTCAGCGCCCCGGAAGCCCGCACCCGCGACGTGTGGATCGTCGCCGACGGCGAGGTGCCGCCGCACCGCAGCCTATGGCAGCCGACCATCGAGACGGCGCGCGTGCAACGCTCGCAGCGCGTTATCCAGAGCCGCGTCGCCGACGACCTGTTCTGGCTCGGCCGCTACGCCGAACGCACCGACTGGATACTGCGCGTGCTGCGCAGCGCGCTGCAGCCGTTGCGCGGCGACAGCGCCCCTTCGCAGGTGCAAGGCGCCGCGCGGGCGTGCCTCGAAGCACTCGCCATGCGCGACGGCAAGGAGCCGCTCACGCCCAGCGACGGTGACGATGCCGCCGCCGTCGAGCGCCTGGTGCACCTCCTCATCGGCGCCAAGGACGGCCGCCGCACCCTAGATGGCACACTCGACAAGCTCTACCGCGTCGCCAACCTGACGCGCGACCGCCTCTCGCTGGAAGCCTACCGCGTACTCAGCCACTTCCGCCCCGGCACCGACTGGCGCCGCGACCTGCTCTCGGCATCACCTGAAACGCTGCTCGATCTGATCGAGGACGGGCTCGGCTGGCTCGCCGCCTTCAACGGGCTGATGCACGAGAACATGACGCGCAACAAAGGTTGGTCGTTCATGGACATGGGGCGCCGCATCGAGCGCGCCGGCAACATGAGCGAAGCGATCCTCTGGCTGTTCGGCCGGCCGCTCGAACGCGAGGAGGAGACGGGCCGCCTGTTCTTCCTCCTCGAGGTCGCCGACAGCTTCATCACCTTCCGCTCCCGCTACCGGCTCGATCCGGTGCTGGCGCTGGTGCTCGACCTGCTGATGCTCGACGAGACGAACCCGCGCAGCCTCGCCTACCAGCTCGCCAGCATTTCGCAGCACCTGTCGTCGTTGCCACAGTCCAACCAGGGCACGAGCCTCGCGGACGAGCGTCGCATCATCCTCGCCATGCTGACGTCGATCCGTCTCGCCAACGTCGAAAGCTTCGCCGCGGACGCGTCGCGCGCCGAGCTGCAGAACGCTTTGCGCAACCAGCTGGAGCTGCTGCCGCAGCTCACCACTGCCATCGAGCGGCACTACTTCAACCTACTCGAGGAACAGCCGCACCGGGTGCATACGCGGCTAGTGTGA
- a CDS encoding transglutaminase family protein — MIYDVSHRTTFRYSTPVAQSQHVVHMSPRAVERQRIKGHTLLIEPAPTIRTEREDYFGNRVVLFDIEQDHTELIVQARSTIGVTAPKKVDRAAAPAWEEVAKRIANPRAGLDLDVARYACASKNTYPTPDIAAYAGPSFKPGRSVLEAAWDLVERIYDDFTFDPTATDVSTPVTQVLQQRRGVCQDFSHLALACLRAMRISARYVSGYILTRPPPGVTRLTGADASHAWISVWSPDFGWVDFDPTNGLMPRDEHITIAYGRDYDDVSPISGILLGGSDHSVHVGVDVVPARG, encoded by the coding sequence ATGATCTACGACGTCAGCCACCGCACGACCTTCCGCTACTCGACGCCCGTCGCGCAGAGCCAGCACGTCGTTCACATGTCGCCCCGCGCGGTCGAGCGCCAGCGCATCAAGGGGCACACGCTGCTGATCGAGCCGGCGCCGACGATCCGCACCGAACGCGAAGACTATTTCGGCAACCGCGTCGTGCTGTTCGACATCGAGCAGGATCATACCGAGCTCATCGTCCAGGCGCGCAGCACCATCGGCGTCACCGCGCCGAAGAAAGTCGACCGCGCCGCCGCCCCGGCATGGGAAGAGGTCGCCAAGCGAATTGCAAATCCGCGCGCCGGCCTCGATCTGGATGTCGCCCGCTACGCGTGCGCCTCGAAGAACACCTATCCGACGCCCGACATCGCCGCCTACGCGGGGCCGTCATTCAAGCCCGGCCGCTCGGTTCTCGAGGCCGCCTGGGATCTCGTCGAGCGCATCTACGACGACTTCACGTTCGACCCGACGGCGACCGACGTCTCGACGCCGGTCACGCAGGTGCTGCAGCAGCGCCGCGGGGTCTGCCAGGATTTCTCCCATCTGGCGCTCGCCTGCCTGCGCGCCATGCGGATCTCGGCGCGCTACGTCAGCGGCTACATCCTCACGCGCCCGCCGCCGGGCGTGACGCGGCTTACCGGCGCCGACGCCTCGCACGCCTGGATCTCGGTGTGGTCGCCGGACTTTGGTTGGGTGGATTTCGATCCGACCAACGGCCTCATGCCGCGCGACGAGCACATCACCATCGCCTACGGCCGCGACTACGACGACGTCAGCCCGATCAGCGGCATCCTCCTGGGCGGCAGCGACCACTCGGTCCACGTCGGCGTCGACGTCGTCCCGGCGCGCGGCTAG
- a CDS encoding sensor histidine kinase — protein MLRDNKNDARQLTFADWWRRVRVPQWAAKYQASWRDLGLPSKLLMLTAAFVMLAEVLIFLPSISTFRVDWLNERLTAAQLATLAAEGFPGGDVPSGLRAEMLRTAQVKAIASRRQGVRRLVLPVDPQMTIDQHYDLRQRPESWLDSVALRFEQIGDAIAVFFAPNGRTIRVLGSIGDDPDDLVEIVMPEAPLKAALNSYALNILGVSIVISLATAALVYFAISRLLVRPVMRITHAMVRFRQDPEDPSRIIVPSSRHDEIGVAERELGEMQRQLSGTLLQKTRLAQLGLAVSKINHDLRGMLANAQLLSDRLTAIPDPTVQRFAPKLIASLDRAINFCNDTLRFGRAEEAAPRRELLPLKPLAEEVGEALGLPREGSIDWVLEMDDTLRIDADRDHLFRILSNLSRNAIEAIEGAPGSPHGEVRIKAWREGRRVFVDVRDTGPGVPQKARDHLFEAFTGSQRKGGTGLGLAIAAEIIGVHGGHIRLLDTPKGATFQFEIPDRGAHHGHEEPGTARLSRPPADDLA, from the coding sequence GTGCTCCGCGATAACAAAAACGATGCGCGGCAGCTGACCTTCGCCGATTGGTGGCGACGCGTTCGCGTTCCCCAATGGGCGGCGAAATATCAGGCCAGTTGGCGCGACCTCGGCCTCCCTTCCAAGCTTCTGATGTTGACGGCCGCATTCGTGATGCTGGCCGAGGTGCTGATCTTCCTGCCCTCGATTTCGACCTTCCGCGTCGACTGGCTGAACGAACGCCTCACCGCGGCGCAACTCGCAACGCTTGCGGCCGAGGGCTTTCCCGGCGGCGACGTACCCTCGGGTCTCAGAGCCGAGATGCTGCGCACCGCGCAGGTGAAGGCTATCGCCTCGCGCCGGCAGGGCGTCCGCCGCCTGGTGCTGCCGGTCGATCCGCAGATGACGATCGACCAGCACTACGATCTGCGCCAACGCCCCGAGAGCTGGCTCGACAGCGTCGCGTTGCGCTTCGAGCAGATTGGCGATGCGATTGCCGTGTTCTTCGCGCCGAACGGGCGCACCATCCGCGTGCTCGGCAGCATCGGCGACGATCCGGACGACCTCGTCGAGATCGTCATGCCGGAAGCCCCGCTGAAGGCCGCGCTCAATTCGTATGCCCTGAACATCCTCGGCGTCTCCATCGTCATCTCGCTGGCGACGGCGGCGCTCGTCTACTTCGCGATCAGCCGGCTGCTAGTTCGGCCCGTTATGCGCATCACCCACGCCATGGTGCGCTTCCGCCAGGACCCGGAAGATCCATCGCGCATCATCGTGCCGTCGAGCCGCCACGACGAGATCGGCGTTGCCGAGCGGGAGCTGGGCGAGATGCAGCGGCAGCTGTCGGGCACGCTCCTGCAGAAAACGCGGCTGGCGCAGCTCGGCTTGGCGGTGAGCAAGATCAACCACGACCTGCGCGGCATGCTGGCCAACGCGCAATTGCTGTCCGACCGCCTGACGGCCATCCCCGATCCCACTGTGCAGCGCTTTGCGCCCAAGCTCATCGCCTCGCTCGACCGCGCCATCAACTTCTGCAACGACACGCTGCGTTTCGGCCGCGCCGAGGAAGCGGCGCCGCGCCGCGAGCTGCTGCCGTTGAAGCCTCTCGCCGAGGAGGTGGGCGAGGCACTGGGGCTGCCGCGCGAGGGCAGCATCGACTGGGTGCTGGAGATGGACGACACGCTGCGCATCGACGCCGACCGCGATCATCTTTTCCGCATCCTCAGCAATCTTTCCCGCAACGCCATCGAGGCGATCGAGGGCGCGCCGGGATCGCCGCACGGCGAGGTCCGCATCAAGGCGTGGCGCGAGGGTCGACGCGTGTTCGTCGACGTGCGCGACACGGGCCCCGGCGTCCCGCAGAAGGCGCGCGATCATCTTTTCGAAGCGTTTACCGGGTCGCAGCGCAAAGGTGGCACTGGCCTCGGCCTCGCCATCGCCGCGGAAATCATCGGCGTCCATGGCGGGCATATCCGGCTGCTCGACACGCCGAAAGGTGCGACATTCCAGTTCGAAATCCCCGATCGTGGCGCGCACCACGGGCACGAGGAGCCCGGCACCGCGCGGCTTTCCCGGCCCCCGGCGGACGATCTTGCGTAG